The Flavobacterium jumunjinense genome includes a region encoding these proteins:
- the rpoC gene encoding DNA-directed RNA polymerase subunit beta', whose translation MMNNRNNKDKNTVKRFNRITIGLASPESILAESRGEVLKPETINYRTHKPERDGLFCERIFGPVKDYECACGKYKRIRYKGIVCDRCGVEVTEKKVRRDRVGHINLVVPIAHIWYFRSLPNKIGYVLGLPSKKLDMIIYYERYVVIQPGIAQGLEGETLKRLDFLTEEEYLNILDTLPMENLYLDDNDPNKFIAKMGAECIMDLLARIDLDTLSFQLRHAANTETSKQRKTEALKRLNVVESFREANKNRENLPQWMILKVIPVIPPELRPLVPLDGGRFATSDLNDLYRRVIIRNNRLKRLMEIKAPEVILRNEKRMLQEAVDSLFDNTRKASAVKTESNRPLKSLSDSLKGKQGRFRQNLLGKRVDYSARSVIVVGPEMRLFECGLPKDMAAELYKPFVIRKLIERGIVKTVKSAKKIIDKKEPVVWDILENVIKGHPVLLNRAPTLHRLGIQAFQPKLIEGKAIQLHPLVCTAFNADFDGDQMAVHLPLGPEAILEAQLLMLASHNILNPANGAPITVPSQDMVLGLYYMTKERLTDETRVIKGQGLTFYSAEEVNIALNEGKVELNARVKVRTKDFNEEGELVYKIIQTTAGRVLFNQVVPEAAGYINEVLTKKSLRDIIGKILGVTSVPVTADFLDNIKNMGYKFAFEGGLSFSLGDIRIPDQKQNLIADARVQVEGISLNYNMGLITNNERYNQVIDIWTSANAELTELAMKNIREDQQGFNSVFMMLDSGARGSKEQIRQLTGMRGLMAKPKKSTAGGGEIIENPILSNFKEGLSILEYFISTHGARKGLADTALKTADAGYLTRRLHDVSQDVIVNSVDCGTLRGIEVSALKKNEEIVETLGERILGRVALQDIIDPLTSEVIIQAGEQITEAYVKKINVSPIERVEVRSPLTCEATKGICAKCYGRNLATGKMTQKGEAVGVIAAQSIGEPGTQLTLRTFHVGGVAGGLSEESSIVTKFKGRLEIEDLKTVKGEDADGKAIDIVISRSTELKLVDEKTGILLNTHNIPYGSTINVKDSDVVDKGTLICKWDPYNGVIISEFTGKVEYEDIKQGETFAVEIDEQTGFQEKVVSDARNKKLIPTLHIYGKEGELIRSYNLPVGSHLMVDDGEKIKAGKILVKIPRRSSKAGDITGGLPRITELLEARNPSNPAVVSEIDGVVTFGKIKRGNRELAIESKFGEVKKYLVKLSNQILVQENDYVKAGTPLSDGAITPEDILRIKGPSAVQQYLVNEIQEVYRLQGVKINDKHFEVVIRQMMRKVRIVDPGDTLMLEDQLAHTRDFIVENDKLYGMKVVESAGDSVNLKEGQIITPRQLRDENSLLKREDKNLVEARDVVTATATPILQGITRASLQTKSFISAASFQETTKVLNEAAVAGKIDTLEGLKENVIVGHRIPAGTGMREYDNTIVGSKEEYNELMAAKEEFNY comes from the coding sequence ATGATGAATAATAGAAATAATAAAGATAAAAATACTGTTAAAAGATTTAACAGAATAACGATAGGGTTGGCTTCACCAGAATCTATCTTGGCAGAGTCAAGAGGAGAGGTTTTAAAGCCAGAGACTATCAATTATCGTACTCATAAGCCTGAAAGAGATGGTCTTTTCTGTGAGCGTATTTTTGGCCCAGTAAAAGATTATGAATGTGCTTGTGGAAAATATAAAAGAATACGCTACAAAGGAATCGTTTGTGACCGATGTGGTGTTGAAGTAACGGAGAAAAAAGTTCGTAGAGATAGAGTAGGACACATTAACCTTGTTGTACCTATTGCACATATATGGTATTTCCGTTCGTTACCAAATAAAATTGGTTACGTTTTAGGATTGCCTTCTAAGAAATTAGATATGATAATCTACTACGAAAGATACGTAGTAATTCAACCAGGTATTGCACAAGGTTTAGAAGGAGAAACTTTAAAAAGATTAGATTTCTTAACAGAAGAAGAGTATTTAAATATCTTAGATACGCTTCCAATGGAAAATCTATATTTAGATGATAATGATCCTAATAAGTTCATCGCTAAGATGGGTGCAGAGTGTATCATGGATTTATTAGCACGTATCGATTTAGATACATTATCTTTCCAATTACGTCATGCTGCAAACACTGAAACATCTAAACAACGTAAAACAGAGGCTTTAAAGCGTCTAAATGTTGTTGAATCTTTCCGTGAAGCAAATAAAAACAGAGAAAATCTTCCACAATGGATGATTTTAAAAGTGATTCCTGTTATTCCACCTGAATTACGTCCACTTGTACCACTTGATGGTGGTCGTTTTGCGACATCAGATTTGAATGATTTATACAGAAGAGTAATCATCCGTAATAATCGTTTAAAAAGATTAATGGAAATTAAAGCTCCTGAAGTAATCTTACGTAATGAAAAGCGTATGCTTCAAGAAGCAGTTGACTCTTTATTTGATAATACAAGAAAAGCGTCAGCAGTAAAAACTGAATCTAACAGACCTTTAAAATCATTATCTGATTCATTAAAAGGTAAGCAAGGTCGTTTCCGTCAAAATTTATTAGGTAAGCGTGTTGATTATTCTGCACGTTCTGTAATTGTTGTTGGACCGGAAATGAGATTGTTCGAATGTGGATTGCCAAAAGATATGGCAGCTGAATTATACAAACCTTTCGTTATCCGTAAATTGATAGAAAGGGGTATTGTTAAAACAGTAAAATCTGCTAAGAAAATTATAGATAAAAAAGAGCCTGTAGTATGGGATATTCTTGAAAATGTAATTAAAGGACATCCAGTATTATTGAATCGTGCTCCTACTCTTCACAGATTAGGTATACAAGCGTTTCAACCTAAATTAATTGAAGGAAAAGCAATCCAACTACACCCATTAGTATGTACGGCCTTCAATGCCGATTTCGATGGTGACCAGATGGCTGTTCATTTACCTTTAGGACCAGAAGCTATTCTTGAAGCGCAATTGTTAATGTTAGCGTCACATAATATTCTTAACCCTGCAAATGGTGCTCCAATTACTGTACCTTCTCAGGATATGGTTTTGGGTCTATATTATATGACCAAAGAACGTTTAACTGACGAAACAAGAGTTATTAAAGGTCAAGGATTAACTTTCTATTCTGCAGAAGAAGTAAATATTGCTTTGAATGAAGGAAAAGTAGAGTTGAATGCACGTGTTAAGGTACGAACAAAAGACTTTAATGAAGAAGGTGAATTAGTTTATAAAATTATTCAAACTACAGCGGGTAGAGTACTTTTTAATCAAGTAGTGCCTGAAGCTGCAGGATATATAAATGAGGTTTTAACAAAAAAATCATTACGTGATATTATTGGTAAAATCTTAGGTGTTACTAGTGTTCCTGTTACTGCAGATTTTCTAGATAACATTAAAAATATGGGATATAAATTTGCCTTTGAAGGTGGTTTATCATTCTCATTAGGAGATATTAGAATTCCAGATCAAAAGCAAAATTTAATTGCTGATGCTCGTGTTCAGGTAGAAGGTATTTCATTAAACTATAACATGGGTCTTATTACAAATAATGAGCGTTATAACCAAGTTATTGATATATGGACATCTGCAAATGCTGAATTAACAGAATTAGCAATGAAAAATATTAGAGAAGATCAACAAGGATTTAACTCTGTATTTATGATGCTTGATTCTGGAGCAAGGGGATCGAAAGAGCAAATTCGTCAGTTAACTGGTATGCGTGGTTTGATGGCTAAGCCTAAAAAATCGACTGCTGGTGGTGGTGAAATTATTGAAAACCCGATTCTTTCTAACTTTAAGGAAGGTCTTTCAATTCTTGAATACTTTATTTCTACTCACGGTGCTCGTAAAGGTCTTGCCGATACTGCACTTAAAACTGCCGATGCAGGATATTTAACAAGAAGGTTACATGATGTATCTCAGGATGTAATTGTAAACTCTGTAGACTGTGGTACTTTAAGAGGAATTGAAGTTTCTGCATTGAAGAAAAATGAAGAAATTGTTGAAACCTTAGGAGAAAGAATTCTAGGGCGTGTAGCGCTTCAAGATATTATTGATCCTTTAACTTCAGAAGTTATTATCCAAGCTGGAGAACAAATTACTGAAGCATATGTTAAGAAAATTAATGTATCTCCAATTGAAAGAGTTGAAGTACGTTCGCCATTAACTTGTGAGGCAACAAAAGGTATTTGTGCTAAATGTTATGGTAGAAACTTAGCTACTGGAAAAATGACTCAAAAAGGTGAGGCTGTAGGTGTAATTGCTGCACAGTCTATTGGAGAGCCAGGTACACAGTTAACATTACGTACATTCCACGTTGGAGGGGTTGCTGGAGGTTTGTCTGAAGAGTCTAGTATTGTAACTAAATTCAAAGGACGTTTAGAAATTGAAGATTTAAAAACTGTTAAAGGTGAAGATGCAGATGGAAAAGCAATTGATATTGTAATTTCACGTTCTACAGAATTAAAATTAGTTGATGAAAAAACAGGTATTCTTTTGAATACTCATAATATTCCTTACGGTTCTACTATTAATGTAAAAGATAGTGACGTTGTAGATAAAGGTACTTTAATCTGTAAATGGGATCCATATAATGGAGTTATTATCTCTGAATTTACAGGTAAAGTAGAATATGAAGATATTAAACAAGGTGAAACTTTTGCTGTAGAAATCGATGAGCAAACAGGATTCCAAGAAAAGGTAGTTTCTGATGCGCGTAACAAAAAATTAATTCCTACTTTACATATTTATGGAAAAGAAGGTGAATTAATTCGTTCATATAACTTACCAGTTGGGTCTCACCTTATGGTAGATGACGGAGAGAAAATTAAAGCAGGAAAAATTCTTGTTAAGATTCCTCGTCGTTCTTCTAAAGCAGGTGATATTACAGGAGGTTTACCAAGAATTACTGAGCTATTAGAAGCTCGTAATCCTTCTAATCCAGCTGTTGTATCTGAGATTGATGGTGTTGTAACTTTTGGAAAAATTAAAAGAGGTAACCGTGAGTTGGCTATTGAATCTAAATTTGGTGAAGTAAAGAAATATTTAGTTAAACTTTCAAATCAAATATTAGTTCAAGAAAATGACTACGTAAAAGCAGGTACACCTCTTTCTGATGGAGCAATTACACCAGAAGATATTTTAAGAATTAAAGGCCCATCTGCTGTTCAACAGTACTTGGTAAATGAAATTCAAGAAGTATATCGTTTACAAGGGGTAAAAATTAATGATAAGCACTTTGAGGTAGTAATTCGTCAAATGATGCGTAAAGTTAGAATTGTTGATCCAGGAGATACTCTAATGTTAGAAGATCAATTGGCTCATACAAGAGACTTTATTGTTGAGAATGATAAGTTATATGGAATGAAAGTAGTTGAGTCTGCTGGCGATTCTGTAAATCTTAAAGAAGGACAAATTATTACTCCACGTCAATTACGTGATGAAAATTCATTGTTAAAACGTGAAGATAAAAATTTAGTTGAAGCGAGAGATGTTGTTACGGCAACTGCTACGCCAATCCTTCAAGGTATTACTAGAGCATCGTTACAAACGAAATCATTTATTTCAGCTGCATCGTTCCAGGAAACAACTAAAGTATTAAATGAAGCTGCAGTTGCAGGTAAAATTGATACATTAGAAGGATTAAAAGAAAATGTTATTGTTGGACATAGAATCCCAGCCGGAACTGGTATGAGAGAATATGATAATACGATAGTAGGTTCTAAAGAAGAATACAATGAGTTGATGGCTGCTAAAGAAGAATTTAATTACTAG
- a CDS encoding DUF3467 domain-containing protein gives MENNNNNNNNNQQGQINIELDEKTAEGTYSNLAIINHSNSEFVLDFIAIMPGVPKAKVKSRIVLTPQHAKRLLKALGENIQRFEAAHGKIEEGEQPQIPLNFGPTGQA, from the coding sequence ATGGAGAATAACAACAACAATAATAATAACAATCAACAAGGGCAGATTAATATTGAGTTAGATGAAAAAACGGCTGAAGGAACCTATTCAAATTTGGCAATAATTAACCATTCAAATAGTGAATTTGTCTTGGATTTTATAGCTATTATGCCAGGTGTTCCGAAAGCTAAAGTGAAGTCTAGAATCGTTTTAACTCCACAACATGCAAAACGATTATTAAAGGCGTTAGGTGAAAATATTCAAAGATTTGAAGCAGCACATGGTAAAATTGAAGAAGGAGAGCAACCTCAAATTCCTTTAAATTTTGGTCCAACTGGTCAAGCTTAA
- a CDS encoding GNAT family N-acetyltransferase, whose product MHFFIMIRQITTLELPKIQDLAFAIWPSAYKEILSKEQLDYMLNRFYSLEALKEQLETKKHVFYIAEDENKKPLGFVSYELDCEPQKTKIHKIYVLPETQGTGVGKKLFQLVKDKAILGNQSAVFLNVNKYNSAKEFYQKLNFSIVREEVIDIGNDYIMDDYVMEVSIK is encoded by the coding sequence ATGCATTTTTTTATTATGATTAGACAAATTACTACCTTAGAATTACCTAAAATACAAGATTTAGCTTTTGCAATTTGGCCTTCTGCCTACAAGGAGATTTTATCAAAAGAACAACTTGATTATATGTTGAATCGTTTCTATTCCTTAGAAGCTTTAAAAGAGCAATTGGAAACAAAAAAGCATGTATTCTACATTGCTGAAGATGAAAACAAAAAACCATTAGGTTTTGTTTCTTACGAATTAGATTGTGAACCACAGAAGACTAAAATTCATAAAATTTATGTATTGCCTGAAACGCAAGGAACAGGAGTAGGAAAAAAACTATTTCAATTAGTAAAAGATAAAGCAATATTAGGTAATCAAAGCGCTGTTTTTCTTAACGTAAATAAGTACAATAGTGCAAAGGAATTTTATCAAAAACTTAATTTTTCAATTGTTAGAGAAGAAGTGATTGATATAGGAAATGATTATATTATGGACGATTATGTTATGGAAGTTTCTATTAAATAA